The window TTTCACGCAACTTAACACAAGTCAATCCTATAATAAAGGTGCTGGACTAGGATTAGCTATTGCAAAACACTTAGTTAGTTTAACAAATAGTGTAATTAATGTAGACTCGACTTTAGGAGAAGGTAGTGCCTTTTCCACCAATATTAATTTCAAGTTAGATCATAACTACAAATTAGAAACTAAAAAGAAAACCAAGGTTGCAGACAAACCAAAATCTAATAAAAAATACAGTATCCTATTAGTTGAAGATTCTGAAATCACTCAACTCTCTATCTTAAAAATCTTAGCGTCTAGAGGTAACTACTTTTTGGATATTGTAACACGCGGAGAAGATGTGATTCCTAGAATAGAAAACTCAGAGTTTGATTTAGTCCTAATGGATATTAAACTTCCTAACAGTTATGGTGACGAGATCACCAAACTGATACGACAAATGCCAGAGCGCGAACATAAAAAAGTACCTGTAATAGCACTAACCGCTAGGGTATTTAAAGACGATTTAAAACGCTATAAAAAAGCGGGAATAAATGACGTCATAAAAAAACCATTTGACGAGGAGACACTAATAACAAAAATTGAAGAATACCTAAAATAAAAAAAAGCGAACTATTAAGTTCGCTTTTTTTATATCATAAAAACAGAAATATTATCTGTTCATTGTTTTAATCTCATCAGTAAACGTATCCAAATCAACACCTTCATGTACCAGCTCTAAAGCTTTATGCGTTACATATTGTGCATTGCTAGATTTAAACCCTAAACCAACACATAAACGCTCTAAAATAGCCGTTTGCTTAGGACCTTCAATATGATCAGCCCATACCATTCTTGATAAATCGTATAAACGCTCTAAACGTTGATCGTAAGAAGTTGGTGGATTAATTGGGTGTTCTTTATAATCAACCAATATCTGCTTATACTCCTCTTCACTAATATCTAAATTACGTGCTAAACGATCCAAAAACGCTTTCTCAGCCTCACTAATCACACCATCACTCATGGCTACACGTACTATTGCAGCAAAATGATCTTCATTACGCTTTTTAAATCCACTATCGAATAAATCTGAAAATGACATACTTTTTTGTTTAATTTTATACTGCAAATATAGTTAAACCCAACACCTTTTAAAATTAAAAGTTTATTTTTTTGGGCGTTTAATTAACACCTTTTAATAGGTGTTAAATAACAGGCTCTCGCGGCTCGCTCTCTGCGAGGAGCTCAAACAAACCACTCCATCCCTAACGCATTTACTAAACAATACTACTAAAAAGTTAAATTTTGTAAATCTAAAAGCTATTATTTTTTGCATTGCTTATATTTGCATAAACTAAAGTTAAGTGAGTAAAAACGTAATCTCGCAGACCTATTTAAAGTCTTTGCAATTGCAAAAACTTCATACTGCTATAGCCCAAACCCAAAGTAAGACACATTTAAAAGGTTTAGTAGGCTCTTCCCTATCCTACGCTATAACACAAACGTTTAAAAATAGTGACCTTCCTTTTTTACTTATTTTTAATGATAAAGAAGAAGCTGCCTTTTACCTCAACGATTTAGAGCAACTCGTAAACAAAACAGACGTCCTCTTTTATCCAGGGAGCTACCGTAGACCTTATCAAATAGAAGAAACTGATAATGCTAATGTATTGTTACGGTCTGAAGTCTTAAACCGTATTAACTCGCGTAAAAAACCCGCAATTATAGTTACTTATCCTGATGCGCTATTTGAAAAAGTAGTCACCAGAAAAGAACTAGAACGTAATACCCTAAAAATTACAGTAAACGATAGCTTATCAATAGATTTTGTCAACGAAATTCTGTTTGAATACAAATTTAAACGCGTTGATTTTGTTACAGAACCAGGAGAATTTTCTGTACGTGGTGGAATTGTAGATGTATTTTCTTTCTCTCATGACGAGCCCTATCGTATCGAGTTTTTTGGAGACGAAGTAGACAGTATTAGAACTTTTGATGTCGAAACGCAATTATCAACAGAACAGATAAAAAAAATTAGCGTCATTCCCAACGTTGCTAATAAGTTAATGGACGAGTCCAGGCAAAGCTTTTTAAAATATATTGCACAAAAAACTGTCGTTTTTGGTAAAAACTTCGATTTGACTTTTGATAGGATTGATGACTTTTTTGATAAAGCAATTGCTGCTTTTGTAAACCTCAATCCAGACATAAAACACGCAAAACCATCAGAGTTATTCTGTAATGCTGCCGAACTTAAAAAACAACTGTTAGACTTTACCTTAGTAGAGTTTGGTACAGATACCGTTTTTAACACTACCGAAACCATACAACACAACACCTCGCCTCAACCTGCTTTTAACAAGCAGTTTAATTTATTAATAGACAATTTAAACAGTAATCACAATAACGATTACACCAATTATATTGCTTGTGTTAGCGAGCAGCAAGCAAAACGTTTTCATGATATTTTTGACGATGTCGAACAAGATGTACATTACCAAACAATAACATTGTCATTATACCAAGGGTTTGTCGACCATGACAATAAATTAGTCGTTTATACAGATCACCAAATTTTTGAACGCTATCATAAATTTCATGTAAAAAATGGTTACGCTAAAAAGCAAGCCATCACCTTAAAAGACTTAACTAATCTTGATATTGGAGACTATGTAACACATATAGATCATGGAATTGGAAAATTTGGTGGACTTCAAAAAATAGATGTCGAAGGTAAAAAACAAGAAGCTATAAAATTGGTTTACGGAGAGCGCGACGTCTTATATTTAAGCATACACTCTCTTCATAAAATAACTAAATTTAATGGTAAGGATGGTAAACCACCAAAAGTTTATAAACTAGGTAGTAAAGCTTGGAAAACACTTAAAGAAAAAACAAAATCTAGAGTTAAGCACGTTGCTTTCAACTTAATTAAACTATATGCTAAACGTAAACTAGAGAAAGGATACCAATATAAACAGGACAGCTATTTACAACACGAATTAGAGGCTTCTTTTATTTATGAAGATACTCCCGACCAAATTACCGCGACAGCAGACATAAAAGTCGATATGGAAAGCGAGCGTCCAATGGATCGCTTAATTTGTGGTGATGTTGGTTTTGGAAAAACAGAAGTTGCGATACGTGCCGCATTTAAAGCTGTTGATAATGGAAAGCAGGTTGCTATTTTAGTACCTACAACCATATTAGCGTTTCAACATCATAAAACTTTTTCAGAACGTTTAAAAGACTTTCCTGTAACGGTGGATTATGTCAACCGTTTTAGAACAGCTAAACAGAAAAAAGACACCTTAGAAAAGCTAGAAAAAGGACATGTAGATATCATCATAGGTACGCATCAACTAGCAAGTAAAAATGTAAAATTTAAAGACTTAGGATTATTAATTGTCGACGAAGAGCAAAAGTTTGGAGTTGCCGTTAAAGAAAAGCTAAAAACGCTAAAAGATAATGTAGACGTTTTAACGCTTACAGCCACACCAATACCAAGAACATTACAGTTTAGCTTAATGGCAGCTAGAGATTTATCGGTGATCACCACGCCTCCACCAAATCGTTATCCTATAGAAAGTAATGTTATACGATTTACAGAAGAAGCTATTAGGGATGCTGTAAGTTATGAAATAGAACGTGGTGGCCAGATCTTTTTTATTCATAATCGTATAGAAAACATTAAAGAAGTTGCTGGTATGATACAGCGTTTAGTACCAGATGCAAAAATCGGTATTGGACATGGGCAATTAGAAGGTAAAAAACTAGAAAGCTTAATGCTAGGCTTTATGGATGGTGATTTTGATGTTTTAGTCAGTACTACCATTATAGAAAGTGGATTAGACGTCCCAAATGCCAATACTATTTTTATCAATAACGCTAATAATTTTGGATTAAGTGACTTACACCAAATGCGTGGACGTGTTGGACGAAGTAACAAAAAAGCATTCTGTTATTTTATAACACCAGAATACTCGGCAATGACTGATGACGCCAGAAAACGTATCCAAGCATTAGAGCAGTTTACAGAACTAGGTAGTGGTTTTAATATCGCCATGAAAGATTTAGAAATCCGTGGTGCTGGAGATTTATTGGGAGGTGAACAAAGTGGTTTTATTAATGAAATCGGTTTTGATACTTACCAAAAAATACTAAACGAAGCGATTGAAGAGCTTAAAGAAAACGAATTTAAAGACCTTTACAACGAACCTTTAGAAAACAAAGAATACGTTAAAGATATTACAATAGATACCGATTTTGAGCTACTATTCCCAGACGATTATGTTAATAATATTGCAGAGCGTTTAAACCTTTATACTCAATTAAACAATTTCAAAACTGAAGCGGAATTAGCAGAATTTGAAACACAACTTTCAGACCGTTTTGGAGAGTTACCAATCCAAGTTATAGACTTAATTAATAGTGTACGCATCAAATGGATCGCGACTAAATTAGGTATGGAAAAAGTAATAATGAAGCAAGGTAAACTTATTAGTTACTTTATAAATGACCAACAAAGTAGCTTTTACCAAAGTCCTAATTTCACCAAACTCTTAAAATACGTACAGTCACACCCTCAGGCTTGTAAAATGAAAGAAAAACAGACTAGAAATGGCTTGCGTTTATTACTTACCTTTGACAACATTAAAACAGTAAAAAAGGCCCTAAACGCCTTAAATCCAATTTTGGAATAGTTTTTGAAATTATAATAGAAAAACCATAAATAATGTATAAAAAAATATTTTTTTTATTAGCTATATTACCCAATTTTATAGCGGCACAAAACACAATAAAAGGAACTTTTACTCCAGCAGAACAATTTAAGTTCGCGTTTTTATATCACGTTACAGCTGATACCTCAATTTTTGTGGACAATACCGATATTTCAGAAGATGGGAGTTTTGTATTCAATCTAAAAAAAAATCAAGCACCAGGAACCTACCGCATTGTTTATGCGCAACCTCAAGATGAGTATAATTTTGACCTGTTATATAATAATGAGGATATTGAATTGACCTTCGACTTAGAAAAAGGTTTAGAGTTTATAACCTCTGACGAAAACAAACTATGGGACTCATACAACAACAGCATGTCTATGATTGGTCAGAGCCTAAATGCTTTTTACACTTCCGGAGGAAAAAAACAGAGAGATTTTAAAAAAATTATTGAGATACTTAGTACAACACAGTCCGAATTTGAAAAAGCAGCCGAAGGCAAATTAGTCCTTAACTTTATAACGGCCAGTCAACCTTATATACCAGAAAATTTAATAGATGCTAAGACCTTTACGGAAAATGCTAAAAACAACTATTTTAAGCATATCAATTTTGGTAATCCGATACTTCAAAATTCAAATTTTTTAATTGAAGCGACCTTAAACTATGTATTTAATTTTGTTGATAACGAGGACAAAAACGCATCCTACATCACTAATATTAATACAGTAGAAAAAGCTATTGGAAATAATCCTAAAGTAAAGAAAATTCTATTAGAAATTTTATGGTCCCAATTTGCAATTGAAGAAAATGAACCTGTAGCTAATCACATTGCAAACGCTTATTTATTAGATATTGCAAAAACAGCAAATGACACCGAACTGGTTAATGATCTAAATTACTTCAAAAATGCTTCTGTTGGTAATATCGGGCCTGATTTTGAAATTATTATTTATGATGAAGACGGTGAAGCTACTACAAAAAAAATGCATGATTTAGAAGAAGCTAACAACTATCTAGTTGTTTTTTGGAGTACGACATGTTCACATTGTTTAGACGAGATACCAGAACTGCATAAGCTAGTTGAAACTCTAGAAGATAGTCAATTAAAAGTCATAGCAATTGCTTTAGATGAAGACCGCTACAGATGGAAAGACATGACGTATAAATTTCCAGAATTTTATCATGTTTTTGGCGAAGGAAAATGGGACAACCCCATTGGAGACAATTATAATGTAAAGGCAACCCCAAGTTATTTTGTTTTAGATAAGAACAAAAAAATAATCAACAAGCCTTATAATGTTAAAGCGTTTGAGGACTATTTCAAAACCTTACCTCAACCTAAAAAAGAGATCGAAGAAGGACCATCAAAAAAAGAATAAGTAACTTCTACTTATTTTAATATTAAAAAAAATGACAGTTGATTTAATTAAATCGACTGTCATTTTTTATTTTATCCACTTTTTGAAACGCAGTTGTTTATTAGTTTTTTATTTCATCATAACTTAAAAAATAATCCCCTTCACAAGCTTTCATAACGTGTGGATAAGTCGGCGTTAACAAAACACCTTCTGCTGTCAAATTCCATCGTTTATAATCCCAAGTGGACTCATCGACAAATTCATCACACTCATCTTGATTCTCGTCAGTTGGATCATAATATTTAGTTTTTAATACTTGAAAAAAATCAACATCAGGATATAATGTTTCAATACTATCAACCTCTCGAAGTGTTGTTAAGTCAAAAGTATAGCCAATACCTCCACGAAATGGATGCGCTCCACCACAATAAGCACTGTAGTATTTTGTGAAGCTTATAAAGCGATTATCACTACGATTAATTTCTATTGAAAATTCAAAAGAGTTACAATCTAACATAGCTTTTGCATCTTTAAGATGTAGTGAATCTAAAATAGGATTAAACATCGCTCTCTGTGCTTTGCTATACCCATTACCCAATCTAAAAAATTGTGTCTTAGAAAATTTCTCATGAAACCAGATAAGTTGTTTCTCTTGATAAGTACTGACACTATCTTTTTCAAAAGTTAGTCTTGGGATTCTAAAACTAGCAATGGGATCTTGTTTTGTTTCGGTTAAAACAACACTATACGCTTGTTTTTTAAGCTGTAATACACCAATTAACTGAGTCTCTTTTTTTTGTAATCTAAACACCTCCTTGGCGTCACCAACCTTATCTTCAAAATAGAACCAACCATCAACGACCGTAATAGTATCCTGACTAAAAACACCTCTTAACGGAATACTAATTAGTTTAGAATCGTAAAAATAAAAGCCATCTACCCTTTGTCCTGAACCATCATTATTTTGATCTTCATCAATATCTAATTCTAAATGAATAGGTAAATCACCAACATGACCAACATAAGATTGTGACCACGTTATAATAGGGAAAAGTAGTAAGATGAGTTTCTTTTTCATTAAAATATTTTTTAAACTTAGTTCTTTTTAATTCTCGGTAGTA is drawn from Psychroserpens sp. NJDZ02 and contains these coding sequences:
- a CDS encoding TerB family tellurite resistance protein, which gives rise to MSFSDLFDSGFKKRNEDHFAAIVRVAMSDGVISEAEKAFLDRLARNLDISEEEYKQILVDYKEHPINPPTSYDQRLERLYDLSRMVWADHIEGPKQTAILERLCVGLGFKSSNAQYVTHKALELVHEGVDLDTFTDEIKTMNR
- the mfd gene encoding transcription-repair coupling factor, whose amino-acid sequence is MSKNVISQTYLKSLQLQKLHTAIAQTQSKTHLKGLVGSSLSYAITQTFKNSDLPFLLIFNDKEEAAFYLNDLEQLVNKTDVLFYPGSYRRPYQIEETDNANVLLRSEVLNRINSRKKPAIIVTYPDALFEKVVTRKELERNTLKITVNDSLSIDFVNEILFEYKFKRVDFVTEPGEFSVRGGIVDVFSFSHDEPYRIEFFGDEVDSIRTFDVETQLSTEQIKKISVIPNVANKLMDESRQSFLKYIAQKTVVFGKNFDLTFDRIDDFFDKAIAAFVNLNPDIKHAKPSELFCNAAELKKQLLDFTLVEFGTDTVFNTTETIQHNTSPQPAFNKQFNLLIDNLNSNHNNDYTNYIACVSEQQAKRFHDIFDDVEQDVHYQTITLSLYQGFVDHDNKLVVYTDHQIFERYHKFHVKNGYAKKQAITLKDLTNLDIGDYVTHIDHGIGKFGGLQKIDVEGKKQEAIKLVYGERDVLYLSIHSLHKITKFNGKDGKPPKVYKLGSKAWKTLKEKTKSRVKHVAFNLIKLYAKRKLEKGYQYKQDSYLQHELEASFIYEDTPDQITATADIKVDMESERPMDRLICGDVGFGKTEVAIRAAFKAVDNGKQVAILVPTTILAFQHHKTFSERLKDFPVTVDYVNRFRTAKQKKDTLEKLEKGHVDIIIGTHQLASKNVKFKDLGLLIVDEEQKFGVAVKEKLKTLKDNVDVLTLTATPIPRTLQFSLMAARDLSVITTPPPNRYPIESNVIRFTEEAIRDAVSYEIERGGQIFFIHNRIENIKEVAGMIQRLVPDAKIGIGHGQLEGKKLESLMLGFMDGDFDVLVSTTIIESGLDVPNANTIFINNANNFGLSDLHQMRGRVGRSNKKAFCYFITPEYSAMTDDARKRIQALEQFTELGSGFNIAMKDLEIRGAGDLLGGEQSGFINEIGFDTYQKILNEAIEELKENEFKDLYNEPLENKEYVKDITIDTDFELLFPDDYVNNIAERLNLYTQLNNFKTEAELAEFETQLSDRFGELPIQVIDLINSVRIKWIATKLGMEKVIMKQGKLISYFINDQQSSFYQSPNFTKLLKYVQSHPQACKMKEKQTRNGLRLLLTFDNIKTVKKALNALNPILE
- a CDS encoding TlpA family protein disulfide reductase, with product MYKKIFFLLAILPNFIAAQNTIKGTFTPAEQFKFAFLYHVTADTSIFVDNTDISEDGSFVFNLKKNQAPGTYRIVYAQPQDEYNFDLLYNNEDIELTFDLEKGLEFITSDENKLWDSYNNSMSMIGQSLNAFYTSGGKKQRDFKKIIEILSTTQSEFEKAAEGKLVLNFITASQPYIPENLIDAKTFTENAKNNYFKHINFGNPILQNSNFLIEATLNYVFNFVDNEDKNASYITNINTVEKAIGNNPKVKKILLEILWSQFAIEENEPVANHIANAYLLDIAKTANDTELVNDLNYFKNASVGNIGPDFEIIIYDEDGEATTKKMHDLEEANNYLVVFWSTTCSHCLDEIPELHKLVETLEDSQLKVIAIALDEDRYRWKDMTYKFPEFYHVFGEGKWDNPIGDNYNVKATPSYFVLDKNKKIINKPYNVKAFEDYFKTLPQPKKEIEEGPSKKE